In Megalopta genalis isolate 19385.01 chromosome 17, iyMegGena1_principal, whole genome shotgun sequence, a single genomic region encodes these proteins:
- the LOC117223671 gene encoding vitellogenin-4 isoform X3: MRITDVNDMLQVLIHKLRGAIFVLLVLCNNNVVYMLFQTGKEYTYSYTALSSSGVLLPNLASSSWGFHGKLLIQSEQNITTMQLESLKMTVWNGNTQEKGNDQDITDDVAELLEPFQITYGNGLIKNFSTVATSPWSINIKRSIAGIFQLDLLNLEKNIAFRSTEKNHYGQCDIEYITNSQEGNELVIRKFVDPRTCIGHPHRTWSNVPKMLCPNGDQNPILKSSERMYKIQANGTLNEILFINATGGIYVQPFQSFGEAQFHFTRQIFKLISVEDTANKIPTQNLHSMTLQHELPELDLTQGRGTPDKNTIFKSIGTLLDRLSQRLENPGLDTETDNLHNSTISILLYYLGMLDVVDLRIAYTKISGTSYKEETIRNMFLETLPQVGTKDAALFIMEVIQDTKVSDMSAIQLLTQLPFHIRKPDVQLLRNLQALLNLPEKISAEVQNTAILAYGTLIYKTCLLYCPYEILDDYVRLYLDKFTETLEYEKKMIWLEGLANIQLGRVVEFLKPIASGNNAESRHFRVLAAWASLPTAPLRPDVIYQVYWPILINKTEHLEMRVAALTLLIVSSPTSSRLISLYWYMQTEPNQHLYNYFYTTLKSMERTTYPCYVHIGVIAAQFTRVLRRLPTNQYSITGNYLFDYQDMYRKFGTMISGIVVANPLTNIPEVLYVTLNTYGSAINMNHLSLYIKGEGLLQSLSTYFDGPSQVKDILKQFKINQKDSGPVHLEVIARVQEKTVLCLHLNETNIISGFKYLSSLPSKVYHIYQNVEFHINQQRINVPVTIESVQVTDLGANARLAVTTTSLFSMRGNFTHVPSGRNNHVILRTSIHRSETIENYNPLIDVWHGAERAHSIHAYVPVNITLGFEDRPFISYNTPGEHLKMGLTVHVRTATNIRGKNVKAKLLKICPNCSLLYIVKKTPMYKPEEVPLFQIDLAELGSQVCVKLFDCETSISSEKLIRDVFFSHQANCPIWPFLQFALTALHFLDYYTYVPPKGSCGLAAYISTIDSQRTQVRFEYIKGPNHHMLSLTRRSLESSQVLQQWNVAALYEITNWVSDVMKIKATKIVPGQKVFKFCLETEKEIPWDWNFINIEPSEPAKIVLNAAWGFADTAKGKCTGSSVTLNLLGEVSKDQLQEAQESKWPYKECREQSKGKQFTPFSDVCYEASRELSTLRKYQVIAQHENMPENLMKLAWRFRAFFDLIGGNSSSNSMSKEFKVTAKFPKNSEIGELSLNDDKVLIEYNYYFIDTFLTRTRIHKYTDWSFMKAFFVHYLT, encoded by the exons ATGAGGATTACAG ATGTTAATGATATGCTACAAGTGCTAATACATAAATTAAGAGGAGCTATATTCGTTCTACTTGTATTGTGCAATAACAATGTTGTATACATGTTGTTTCAAACAGGAAAAGAGTATACTTATTCTTATACAGCACTTTCAAGTTCCGGTGTTTTACTACCAAATCTTGCATCATCTTCGTGGGGATTTCACGGAAAACTTTTAATTCAATCAGAGCAAAATATAACTACTATGCAG TTGGAATCGTTGAAAATGACTGTATGGAATGGTAATACGCAAGAAAAAGGCAATGATCAAGATATTACTGATGATGTAGCAGAACTTCTGGAACCATTTCAAATTACATATGGGAATGGTCTTATCAAAAATTTTAGCACAGTGGCTACCTCCCCttggtccataaatataaaACGAAGTATAGCTGGTATTTTTCAATTAGATCTCCTTAATTTGGAGAAGAATATAGCTTTTCGTTCTACTGAG AAAAATCATTATGGACAATGTGATATTGAATATATTACTAATTCTCAAGAAGGCAATGAATTGGTGATAAGAAAATTTGTAGACCCTCGAACATGTATTGGTCATCCTCATCGCACATGGTctaatgtcccaaaaatgttgtGTCCTAATGGTGACCAA AATCCAATATTAAAATCCAGTGAAAGGATGTACAAAATTCAGGCAAATGGAACCTTAaacgaaattttatttattaatgctacTGGAGGCATATATGTTCAACCTTTTCAAAGTTTTGGAGAAGCTCAGTTTCATTTTACAAG ACAAATTTTCAAGTTAATTTCAGTAGAAGATACAGCAAATAAAATACCTACTCAAAACTTACATTCTATGACTCTTCAACATGAACTTCCAGAACTTGATCTTACTCAAGGTAGAGGTACTCCTGACAAAAATACTATTTTCAAATCT ATAGGAACTTTATTAGATAGATTAAGTCAAAGACTCGAAAATCCAGGTTTGGATACAGAAACTGATAATTTACACAATAGTACAATCTCTATCTTACTTTATTATCTTGGGATGTTGGATGTTGTTGATTTACGCATAGCCTACACTAAAATCTCAGGGACAAGTTACAAAGAAGAAACTATCcg AAATATGTTTCTTGAAACTCTTCCACAAGTTGGAACAAAAGATGCTGCACTGTTTATAATGGAAGTAATCCAAGATACAAAAGTATCAGACATGTCTGCAATTCAACTTCTTACTCAATTACCATTTCATATTCGAAAACCTGATGTTCAATTATTACGAAATCTTCAAGCACTTCTAAATTTGCCAGAAAAAATTTCTGCTGAAGTTCAAAATACTGCAATTCTCGCATATGGAACGTTGATCTATAAAACATGTTTATTATATTGTCCGTATGAAATTTTAGATGACTATGTGCGCCTTTATTTGGATAAATTTACAG aGACACTGGAATACGAGAAGAAAATGATTTGGTTGGAAGGATTAGCTAATATACAATTAGGAAGAGTAGTTGAATTTTTAAAACCTATTGCTAGTGGTAATAATGCAGAATCACGACATTTTCGAGTTCTTGCTGCTTGGGCGTCTCTTCCAACAGCTCCATTAAGACCTGATGTT ATTTATCAAGTTTATTGGCCAATTTTAATCAATAAAACTGAACATTTAGAAATGAGAGTAGCTGCATTAACGTTGTTAATTGTTTCAAGTCCTACATCAAGCAGATTGATATCGTTGTACTGGTATATGCAAACAGAACCCAATCAACATctgtacaattatttttatactaCTTTAAAATCCATGGAACGAACAACGTATCCTTGTTATGTTCACAT AGGAGTTATAGCTGCGCAATTTACAAGAGTACTTCGTCGATTACCAACAAATCAGTATTCAATTACcggtaattatttatttgattatCAAGATATGTACAGAAAATTTGGAACAATGATAAGTGGTATTGTTGTTGCTAATCCTTTGACCAACATACCTGAAGTATTATACGTAACCCTCAACACTTATGGAAGTGCAATTAATATGAATCATTTATCT ttatatataaaaGGTGAAGGTCTTCTACAATCATTATCGACATATTTTGATGGTCCATCACAAGTGAAAGATATATTAAAACAGTTCAAAATAAATCAAAAGGACAGTGGTCCTGTACATTTAGAAGTAATTGCTCGTGTTCAAGAGAAAACGGTTTTATGCCTTCACTTAAATGAAACAAATATTATATCAGGATTTAAGT ATTTATCATCTTTACCTAGCAAagtgtatcacatatatcaaaATGTTGAATTTCATATTAACCAGCAACGTATTAACGTACCAGTAACAATAGAATCAGTACAAGTTACAGATTTAGGAGCGAATGCTAGACTTGCAGTGACAACTACATCACTGTTTTCTATGAGGGGAAACTTTACACATGTCCCAAGCGGTCGTAATAACCATGTTATTCTACG TACATCCATTCATAGATCAGAAACAATTGAAAATTATAATCCTTTAATTGATGTATGGCATGGTGCTGAAAGAGCTCATTCTATTCATGCATATGTACCAGTTAATATTACACTTGGTTTCGAAGATCGTccttttatttcatataatacTCCTGGAG AACATCTTAAAATGGGTCTCACAGTTCATGTTAGGACAGCTACCAATATAAGAGGAAAGAATGTTAAAGCAAAGTTGCTTAAAATTTGTCCTAATTGCAGCctattatatatagttaaaaAAACACCAATGTATAAACCAGAA GAAGTACCATTGTTTCAAATTGATTTAGCAGAATTAGGAAGCCAAGTATGTGTAAAATTATTTGACTGTGAAACTTCAATAtcatcagaaaaattaattcgtGACGTATTCTTTTCACATCAAGCTAATTGTCC tatTTGGCCATTTCTGCAGTTTGCTTTAACAGCACTTCATTTCCTAGATTACTATACATATGTTCCACCAAAAGGTAGTTGTGGTTTAGCAGCTTATATTAGTACAATTGATTCACAGCGAACTCAA GTGAGATTTGAATATATCAAAGGCCCAAACCATCATATGCTATCCTTAACACGTCGGAGCCTTGAATCGTCACAAGTTCTTCAACAATGGAATGTAGCTGCTCTTTATGAAATTACAAATTGGGTTTCTGATGTAATGAAAATTAAAGCAACTAAAATTGTACCAGGGCAGAAAGTTTTCAAG TTTTGTTTAGAGACAGAAAAAGAAATACCTTGGGATTGGAACTTCATTAATATTGAACCAAGTGAACCTGCTAAAATAGTATTAAATGCAGCATGGGGATTTGCTGATACAGCAAAAGGTAAATGCACTGGATCTTCAGTAACACTGAATTTACTTGGTGAAGTCAGTAAGGATCAATTACAAGAAGCTCAAGAATCAAAGTGGCCATATAAAGAATGTCGTGAACAGTCTAAGGGAAAACAATTTACACCATTTTCTGATGTATGTTATGAAGCTTCAAGAGAATTATCCACTTTGCGGAAATATCAAGTTATTGCACAACATGAAAAT ATGCCAGAAAATTTGATGAAACTAGCTTGGAGATTTCGTGCATTTTTTGATTTAATTGGGGGAAACAGTAGTTCAAATTCTATGTCCAAAGAGTTTAAAGTTACAGCAAAATTTCCAAAGAACTCGGAAATTGGTGAATTATCACTGAACGATGATAAAGTACTTATCGAATATAACTATTATTTTATTGATACTTTCTTAACAAGAACTAGAATCCACAAATACACAGACTGGTCATTTATGAAAGCATTTTTTG TACATTACCTGACTTAA